In one Takifugu flavidus isolate HTHZ2018 chromosome 9, ASM371156v2, whole genome shotgun sequence genomic region, the following are encoded:
- the LOC130531628 gene encoding protein sidekick-1-like — protein sequence MILWGRLPTLPCILPLALLSCATAGSIIATVGTDVTLTCKYDAQHYGKLPACWGRGAIPSRGCAHEVIKSDGTSVSSRLSERYLLLGSLQEGDVSLTIRRVEEEDSGMYGCRVEIPGWFNDHKHQITLSVVAARPGPLTVETTEVRERSLKVQWTPAFDGGRPVTSYRVDLKSKEASWDTAVITQILNPDLTHLTLVDLHPAKSYNLRMFATNSVGTSHSSNVLTITTKEAAPEGPPLDMQLEGLTAHSIRVTWKPPKPDLTNGVLRSYVISYREYDKQFGRWQRVSVSATREVESIVLSNLKPSTQYGVLVQAKTNAGVGPASTGPLCSTLDELQTMPTPPPTWIHGTTPSGHLERAPTRVPVTAATVWGDSDSTTRGTSVPPDPPVVELKEVKDNMFSLAWTPGFEGDSPIVGFILEYKALNASWDSTKTVVEFGPNQTDATILEMNPSTYNVRIFARNSLGTSNASNVLTITTTKTDLHMDIFETTASTDSRAAASVEESHKGHVAVVVVPVVLVLLIAAILATWQLRRMKQNRGSLAMWLRGGAIRFRGSEPLEEL from the exons atgATCCTTTGGGGCAGACTCCCAACGCTGCCGTGCATCCTCCCCCTTGCTCTCCTCA GTTGTGCGACCGCGGGCAGCATCATCGCGACAGTGGGGACAGACGTGACTCTGACGTGCAAATATGACGCCCAGCACTACGGGAAGCTGCCTGCGTGCTGGGGCCGGGGGGCCATCCCCAGCAGAGGCTGCGCTCATGAGGTGATCAAGTCAGACGGGACATCCGTGAGCAGCAGGCTGTCAGAGCGGTACCTGCTGCTGGGCAGCCTCCAGGAGGGCGACGTGTCGCTGACCATCAGgcgggtggaggaggaagactcTGGGATGTATGGATGCCGCGTGGAAATTCCAGGCTGGTTCAATGACCACAAACACCAGATTACTCTGAGTGTGGTTGCAG CACGGCCCGGTCCTCTGACAGTGGAAACCACAGAGGTGAGGGAACGCAGCCTGAAGGTTCAGTGGACTCCGGCGTTTGATGGAGGCCGACCAGTGACCAGCTACAGGGTGGATCTCAAAAGCAAAGAGG CCTCCTGGGACACTGCGGTCATAACCCAGATCCTGAACCCTGATCTGACCCATCTCACCCTGGTGGACCTGCACCCAGCTAAGAGCTACAACCTCCGCATGTTTGCCACCAACAGCGTGGGCACGAGCCACAGCAGCAACGTTCTGACCATCACAACCAAAGAAGCAG CACCTGAGGGTCCTCCGCTGGACATGCAGCTGGAGGGCCTCACTGCTCACAGCATCAGAGTCACATGGAAG CCCCCCAAACCAGATCTCACAAACGGGGTCCTTCGCAGCTACGTCATCAGCTACAGGGAGTACGACAAACAGTTCGGACGGTGGCAACGCGTGAGCGTGAGCGCCACCCGAGAGGTGGAGAGCATCGTTCTGAGCAACCTCAAGCCCTCCACCCAATACGGCGTGCTGGTCCAGGCCAAGACGAACGCAGGGGTCGGACCTGCTTCCACGGGGCCGCTCTGCTCCACCCTGGATGAGC ttCAAACAATGCCCACTCCTCCTCCTACATGGATACACGGAACTACACCTTCCGGCCACCTGGAAAGGGCCCCCACCAGGGTGCCTGTGACGGCTGCTACAGTGTGGGGAGACAGCGACTCGACGACCAGGGGGACCTCAG TGCCGCCAGACCCCCCAGTGGTTGAGTTAAAGGAGGTCAAAGACAACATGTTTTCTCTGGCCTGGACTCCCGGGTTTGAAGGTGACAGCCCCATCGTGGGTTTCATCCTGGAGTATAAAGCTCTTAATG CCTCCTGGGATTCTACCAAGACCGTTGTGGAGTTTGGCCCTAATCAGACCGATGCCACCATCTTAGAGATGAACCCCTCCACCTATAATGTCCGCATATTTGCCAGGAACAGCCTGGGAACCAGTAATGCCAGCAATGTTCTGACCATCACTACCACAAAAACAG ATCTACACATGGACATTTTTGAAACCACAGCCTCGACTGACTCTCGTGCTGCC GCAAGTGTGGAGGAAAGTCATAAAGGTCACGTAGCAGTTGTGGTGGTGCCAGTGGTGCTGGTGTTGTTAATTGCTGCCATATTGGCCACGTGGCAACTTCGAC GAATGAAACAGAATCGCGGCAGCTTGGCCAT GTGGTTGAGAGGAGGGGCCATACGGTTCAGGGGCTCTGAAccgctggaggagctgtga
- the LOC130531632 gene encoding hepatitis A virus cellular receptor 1 homolog encodes MCVQRHLILILAIVAPVSTDHFRITGWFGANVTLPCRYDAQTHGSLSFCWGRAQVPMSKCSSTILSSVGGAPLYTQSPRYRLLGSAGDGDVSLTILNAQWSDNGEYGCRVEIPGWFNDHKVNMWLVIEEEPVRDEIIPTAQGREETSEESPLVAEIQFNGVFTFENLLGVRNLCRLAVVFVLTTVTILLFALRRGFLQRRRAEHISTSAAGNIYDSIPEPWKTSSPRFYKVSA; translated from the exons ATGTGCGTTCAGAGGCATCTCATCCTAATCCTCGCAATCGTGGCCCCAG TGTCTACAGACCACTTCCGAATCACCGGCTGGTTTGGGGCCAACGTGACTCTGCCCTGCAGGTACGACGCCCAGACTCATGGCTCCCTGTCGTTCTGTTGGGGACGGGCGCAGGTGCCGATGTCCAAATGTTCCAGCACCATTCTCTCCTCCGTGGGTGGAGCCCCGCTGTACACGCAGTCCCCCAGGTACCGGCTGCTGGGCAGCGCTGGGGACGGGGACGTGTCCCTCACCATCCTGAACGCCCAGTGGAGCGATAACGGGGAGTACGGCTGCAGGGTGGAGATCCCAGGCTGGTTCAATGACCATAAAGTAAACATGTGGCTGGTCATTGAGGAGG AACCCGTCAGAGATGAGATAATACCAACTGCACAAG gaagagaggaaacatccgag GAGTCCCCTCTGGTGGCGGAGATTCAATTCAACGGCGTTTTTACATTTGAA AACCTTCTGGGAGTACGGAACCTTTGCAGGCTGGCTGTTGTTTTCGTCCTCACCACAGTCACAAtcctcctctttgctctcc GCAGAGGCTttctccagaggaggagggcggAGCACATCAGCACCTCTGCTGCTGGGAACATTTATGACAGCATCCCTGAGCCTTGGAAAACATCCTCCCCACGTTTCTATAAAGTATCCGCGTGA